Part of the Armatimonadota bacterium genome is shown below.
ACTCGGACTGGTCGTGGAGGTGGTCCAGCAGTTGCTTCTCCTCGGGACCTAGTTGCAGGGTCACTGCCGGCAGGGCAGCCGCCTCCGCCGCGGGATCGACGAGTCTGGCGACAGCACGCAAGTGCAGGTCGTGGCCTGCCAGCAGCCGCCGGCTCAATAGGTCGCCTCGGGTCCCATCCTCCTCAACCCGGACATGGCGCGTCCACCGACAGCCAGAGTCCTCCAAGTTGAAGGTTGTAGTCCAACGAGTCAGCAAGGCCTCCGCGGAGTTGCTTACGCCCGCTTCGTCCTGGGGCAGGACGGTAACGAGTTCGGGACTGAACACGTCGGTGGCAATGGATACGTTCACGTCCCGGCCAGGCAGGTCGCGCACTTCGGCTAGGTCGAGGGAGCGCCGGGCAAGTTGTACGGTCGGGAGAAGGTGCGAAGCGCCTCGGCTCACGTTGTCCTGCTGCAGGTCGCGCAGCAGGTGATCCAGTCCAGGTGCGGGGCTCTGTGGACTGGCACGCCCGTGCACAACCAAGTCCAGCGGCTGTGCGCGCCGAAGACTGTCTTCATCATCCTCCTGCGGCCTGGCATACAGGCGTAGGGCTTCCGCCACAAAGGCGCCGCGGCCCGGGTTGACCGCTTGCACCCGCAGGGCGGGCAGGTACGGGTGCAACTGTGAGAACAGCCGCAACCGCTCAGCCACAGTCTCGGCGGATAGCGTGGAGGTCTCCTGGTCGGCATTCTCCAGTCCGACCATGTAGGCGACCTCCCCCAGGGCGCCGTCTGGGTCCGGGGTATCGGCGGGAACCATGACTGAATGGAGAAACAGCAGGCCTCCAGCGTTGACGTAGGCGCTCCCTTGCGCGTCACAAGCAAAAGCGGGCAGGTTGTGGGGCTGTAGCCGCTCAAACAGGGCCACGTCCACACGTTCCCGCCGGTCGGCAGCACTCATGGACAGCACTTGCTGCACCGCGTCTGCCATAAAGTCCCAGTAAGCGAGATACCATGCCAGCTTGAGCGGGTGCGTCGGCAGCAAGAGCACCGCTCGCACGGTTTCGTCGGCGCGACGCACCTCCAGCTCAAGGGTGTCCAGCGAGCACAGCAGGCGAACCTGCTCGAGGTCAGGTTCCACCGCGTCCTTCACTTGGTCGAGCAGTTCAGTGTAGCGGTTCAGGTAGTTCAGGATACCGTTGCGCAGGTCCTTATGCTCTTCGTCGTCGTCGAGTTCCAGGTTAGTGACGGAACCACACGCACCATAGCCTTGGCTCTCATTTCCCTCCATATCTCTGCTTGGGATTCGTTGGCGCAGGATGTTGCGGAAGCAGCGTTCCCGCGCGTTGAGGAAGAGACGCCAGGTCTCGGTGGCGGACACGTCTTCAGGGGCCGCAATCGCCTCGAACTCGTTCTCCTGCAGGGGGTCAACCGCCCCGACGGCTCGGTAGCGCCCCAAGTTGCCGGGGTGTTCCAGGCAGTGCCGCTCTAAGGCGGCGAGGTAGGGCGTTGAGGCGAGACGGTAGATGTGGCGACCGTTCACCAGCACCGGGTAGTGCAGAAGTCGACTGGCCTCGCGCTCCTCCGGCAGCCACGCAATGGAGATGTCCCTCTCTCCTTTGGGAAGCTTGAGCGCGTGGCGCAGTTTCACCATCGCCAGAGACGCTTCGGTGGACTTGCGGCGCGGCCCATCGCCATCGCCTCCGCCCACTTCCTCGGACAGCCAGAACGGCACACTGAAAGCCTCAATGACGGACTTGTCCTGACCCACTATCTCCCGCCCATGCGCGTCCAGTGCCGCTACGCGCACTTGCACCTTCCTGACCTCGATGTCGTCATCGACCGTGCACTCCAGCGTGAAACTTCGGCGGCTGGGCGCGACGTCCGTAGCAGGCAGGTCTACGCCTGCAACTTCCTCAGGGTCGTAGGTCTCTGGGTCCGGTACCAGACTGACGGACCAATGGCTGACATTCTCGGGCTTCTTGGGCGTGGTGGTCCACTTGATCTTCAGCTTCGCGTCCTTGGGCGCCTCCAGTTCCGTTCCAGGGCCACTAGGCTGCTTCAGGCCGCACCCATTGACCACGACGCCCGCTTCGTCCACAAAGGGCGCGAGGTCAATAGCCTCCAGATTCGACTGCTCTACGTCAGGAAAGACCCATTGCTCAAAAGTCAACCGACCGGGGTGCTCCTCCGCCAAGGCCCGCAACCAGCCGCGGACATCATTCAGTGGCCTGCCACTGAGAGCCTCCACCAAGCCGTCGCGGACCTCTCCCGGGGGCAGGCCGAGGGAGGCCACTCGTTCCGTAACGCTCATCTGCGGCCTGGCGGGTCGGGCCAGCCTGTTGACACACTCCCGGTTCTGCGGCAGTCGCTCGACCATGCGCTCAGTGGCCCCGAGGTCCGGAACGAGGCCGACCATCCACAGGTGCCGGCCGATCTCGTCCACGGATGCACAGCGGCTCACCGTGTCCAGGAACTCCACCTCGTGCTCCGTGGATGGGCGCGACCGCCCCCGGAACTGCTCCCTGACAACGCGCACCACAGTCGCGAAGTCGGGGTCTAGGTCCCGCCGCAAGCGGTCCGCCAAGTCTCGCAAGAAGCCTTGTACATCGAAAGGCTTGAAAGCGTTGCCCAGGGAGCTTGCGGCAGGGTCCCGGTTGTCCGCGGGCACGATCACGCACAGGACACTCCCCTTGCGGTTCCGCAGTTCTATCGCCCGGTCGCTGGTGATTGCCGTCTCGCCGTTGTGCCCGTCACCCAGGACGAAGGCCTGTACGTTCTCCGGGGCCAAGCCGCGGAGGCGCTTGCAGGCGTAGAGCGCTTCCTCCCGCGACAGGTAGTCCAGGCGCTCACAATGGCCCAGTTCCTTCCCTGCAAGCTCCTCAGCCAGCGCCTCCACCAGCTTGTCTAGGATGATCCTGCGGCTTGTGTCAGTCATGATCAGCGCCCTCCAGGGCAGGCTCTAGTGACCCCAGATCTCGCTCGGTTACGTACCGCGGCTCGATGTACTGCGCGTTGAAGTCGTCGGACAAGTCCTCAAAGACGCCCATCTGGCGCAGGCGGCGCTTGAGAGCCTCAAAGTTCTCCTTGGCCGCTGCGACCGTCTCCACGCTGCGCATCCAGTCCGGCGGGCGGTCAATGATGATGCCGTAGCGTTCCTCCAGAAACCGCAGGAAGTTGGCAAGAGACACCGGCCGCGGGCGCACATCGGTAAGATCGCAGTTCCAATCCGGCCGCACATCCGCGTAGCCGGGCATGACGCAGCAAAGTTGGACAAGGATCTCCAGCAGCCCCTCGCTCATCTGGAGCCGCCACGCGCGACGGCCACGAACATTGCCCTCCAGGATGCCGTCCGAGCGCCCCAGTCCCCCCACGGAGCGGTACCACTTCAGCATGCTGTTGACGATCTCCGAGCGTTGCGCTTCCTCAAGCAGGCGGAGCACGGCATCAACCTCATCTTGTGCACTCGCCAGGAGTTGAGAGATCTCGTGTGGCATGTCATCGGGGTATGACATACCGTTCTCCTCCAAAATGGCGTCCTTCTCCATCCCCGCCCGTGCCAGCGCCTTAGGGTCGGAGCGCCATGCGGCGATCTGCTGCAGGTTATGCGCAACGTTGGGTCCAGAGAAGTCAGGTTTCGGGGTCGTGGCGTTGATGTACCTGTGCAGCGTTCGCAACAGCAGATTGCTGCGAAGGAAATGCTGCACGCCGGTGAAGTGATCCTCGACTTGTTCCTGGGCCATACGCGCGCTCAGGTGGTGGCGGTCGCCCACCATGTCCACGTAGGATCTCACGGGCGAGGGCAGGTCGTCCTTGCCCAAGACCCAGTACGGGTCCACCACGTCTTCTTCCGCCAGCCGATTGGTCACGTACTGCAACTCCAACGTGTACACGAACATCTCGAAATTCAGCAGGCCCGCCAAGAACTGCGCGAGTGTCCTGCTGGGAACACGGTCTCGATAGGCGGTGATCAGTAGGGCTACATCTTGTGCTAGGCGGCGGGCGGACCGTGCCAACGCGGGCGCCGGAGGCCGTATAGGCGAGACCACGGAAGGTGGGCAGGGCTCAAAGCCGTCCAGATAGTGGAAAAGCCCCACCGTCTCTACATCCAACCGGGTATGACCATCGTATCTTCCCCCCATTTGTACCGTGTTGTCGAGTTGCAGGCCCTCGGCGAATGTGTCTTGTATGAACCTCAACCCGCGAATGGCTGTCGAGCTGGAACCGTGTGCCCGTTCCGCATCCGGAATCGGGTGCAGCAGTCCCGGCACCTCCGCCGTCAGGATCTGGTACACGAATGCCGGCACCCCTCGCACGCGGCGCCCCTCTGCTGGAAAGCCGGGCTTGTAGCTCAGGAAGCTCAGCGGCCTGATGTAGAAGATCTGCTCTCCCTTGCGCCAGCTTCTGCCACGTCGTGCCGTCTCGACGAAACTGGTTCTAATCCACTTATCCAGCACGCGGAGCCCGTCTGCGCTGTCGAACCCAACCATGCTCTTATGCTGGGCAAGTGCGTCCCTCCGCGCATCAATGTTCGTCGGGTCCGTCAGCTTCCCGCGCTGTCTGCCTCCGGAGCGGATCAAGTAGAACAGCGTGGGCAGTAGCGCCTCCACATCGAAATTATTCATTTCGAAAGTGAACAGCATGTCGAAAGCGAAGCCTTTGAGCTTCCTCGGCTCCTTGGGGAGTTTGATCTTCATGCCGTCTCGCCCCCTGACGTGATGGGCTCTCTTATGAGCTTGCCGTCCCGTTGGAGCACGCGGTGCAGAACGCGGCCGCTCTCCATCAGTACCACCTCATCCGATCTCAGGCGCTGCAGGCGGGTCTTGAACTGCCCGAGGTCCACGAGATAGGGCTGCCACTCCAGAACGTCCGGGACATAGCCTTCCCTCATGCGCATGAGTAGCTCAAACAGGTCCAGATGAACGCGCAGCG
Proteins encoded:
- a CDS encoding type IV secretion system DNA-binding domain-containing protein, whose translation is MTDTSRRIILDKLVEALAEELAGKELGHCERLDYLSREEALYACKRLRGLAPENVQAFVLGDGHNGETAITSDRAIELRNRKGSVLCVIVPADNRDPAASSLGNAFKPFDVQGFLRDLADRLRRDLDPDFATVVRVVREQFRGRSRPSTEHEVEFLDTVSRCASVDEIGRHLWMVGLVPDLGATERMVERLPQNRECVNRLARPARPQMSVTERVASLGLPPGEVRDGLVEALSGRPLNDVRGWLRALAEEHPGRLTFEQWVFPDVEQSNLEAIDLAPFVDEAGVVVNGCGLKQPSGPGTELEAPKDAKLKIKWTTTPKKPENVSHWSVSLVPDPETYDPEEVAGVDLPATDVAPSRRSFTLECTVDDDIEVRKVQVRVAALDAHGREIVGQDKSVIEAFSVPFWLSEEVGGGDGDGPRRKSTEASLAMVKLRHALKLPKGERDISIAWLPEEREASRLLHYPVLVNGRHIYRLASTPYLAALERHCLEHPGNLGRYRAVGAVDPLQENEFEAIAAPEDVSATETWRLFLNARERCFRNILRQRIPSRDMEGNESQGYGACGSVTNLELDDDEEHKDLRNGILNYLNRYTELLDQVKDAVEPDLEQVRLLCSLDTLELEVRRADETVRAVLLLPTHPLKLAWYLAYWDFMADAVQQVLSMSAADRRERVDVALFERLQPHNLPAFACDAQGSAYVNAGGLLFLHSVMVPADTPDPDGALGEVAYMVGLENADQETSTLSAETVAERLRLFSQLHPYLPALRVQAVNPGRGAFVAEALRLYARPQEDDEDSLRRAQPLDLVVHGRASPQSPAPGLDHLLRDLQQDNVSRGASHLLPTVQLARRSLDLAEVRDLPGRDVNVSIATDVFSPELVTVLPQDEAGVSNSAEALLTRWTTTFNLEDSGCRWTRHVRVEEDGTRGDLLSRRLLAGHDLHLRAVARLVDPAAEAAALPAVTLQLGPEEKQLLDHLHDQSEWVLTVDRNFGVEFYDYPREPELSRESERYIIDHVPEFTDGLGHRLIVTTSWHEEAADVLRKALDELELTSDDESVTGVLRLVKAISGRLAMRIIGDPNHAREVVGLALVADYLRSSGELDRTVLLPIDPHARLFGARDKDNGPNLRCDLLAVTLTPKTLRAAFMEVKFRTSSEATPPDTLLERMVMQMEHTRDRFMERYFPDRPRPDHALLRSELRSLLGYYLDRAWRHGWIAQREDYDALRNHIRRLETAYPQATPVCAGFLVVPNMPETRTVTHKGHPIRIIGRRSIEEDTQFRTIHGPTPPPEPARKAGEGTAPAPTHTPEPTLPEPRKPVPVPEPDTTTRDDPTSIPPTPLGRSALDDEDVTWTPSLQGSPHVLLVGSTGSGKSTTVQHVLGTLILHRVPFLVLDFHGDLADSLQQSRADSVERIDAASGLPFSPLEPVSSTAGQAPNLQTMSYEVAEVIGFVCGLGEMQRDLVYRALVDCYGAAGLEDGVAYPPMRHLRRRLEELEKEPGAPKNVVARCRQLLDFGLFADVTDGDKFQAMLRQPTCVVLGSLQIEQLQHAAVSFVLRRIYRQMFQWGEQERVRLMVVLDEAHRVAKDPTLPRLLKEGRKFGVGVIVASQEIHDFHEAVVHNAGTKVLFRTNFPESKALAKYVQSQSAKGADFARALEGLGVGRAFVQTQQMPHCVECLMYAP